A portion of the Luteibaculum oceani genome contains these proteins:
- a CDS encoding sodium:solute symporter, whose amino-acid sequence MEETLLVDFRISSPPDCIVLLPNTAFFMNWIDWLVLCGTLAFIVLFGWYKNRKQESLSSYFRGNNSLNWWAVGLSVMATQASAITFLSTPGQAYEDGMRFIQFYFGLPLALIVVCAFFIPRFVNLKVFTAYEFLEKRFDSRTRSFTALLFLIQRGLAAGITIYAPAIILSTLLNWPLYITVMIIGVLVIIYTVAGGTQAVAQTQRQQMAVIMVGMGMAFYILLNSLPEEMKFGDALHFAGALGKMNIVDLTPDFSNRYNLWSGLLGGFFLALSYFGTDQSQVARYIGGKDVKAARMGMLFNAAIKIPMQFFILLTGVLVFVFYQFNPAPVFFNSPGWAEAKAADSEESLLRLEEDYQAIEQSKLANTISWEEALDDPEKMERIKSSIQKEQELRNSVKEEIALINPEVETKDGDYVFLHFILNQLPIGLVGLLLAVIFSAAMSSTASEINALAGTTMIDFVKRFSGKTFTEKSSVQTSKLLTLAWGILAIIFAMAANLFDNLIEAVNILGSLFYGTILGVFLVAFFMKKVSGKPTFIAAIIAEAVVILFFCFSDLGFLWFNLLGCALVVILSYLFEVSGLKGSSSN is encoded by the coding sequence TTGGAGGAAACGCTACTGGTGGATTTTAGGATTTCTTCTCCTCCAGATTGTATTGTACTACTACCTAACACAGCATTTTTCATGAATTGGATAGATTGGTTGGTTCTATGCGGGACCCTAGCTTTTATCGTCCTTTTTGGATGGTATAAGAATAGAAAACAAGAAAGTCTAAGTTCTTATTTTCGAGGTAACAATAGCTTAAATTGGTGGGCAGTCGGATTATCAGTAATGGCTACACAGGCTAGTGCAATTACTTTTCTAAGTACACCAGGACAAGCCTACGAGGATGGCATGCGATTCATCCAGTTTTATTTTGGTTTGCCCCTTGCACTTATAGTTGTATGTGCATTTTTTATCCCCCGCTTTGTTAATTTAAAGGTATTTACCGCTTACGAGTTTTTGGAAAAACGTTTCGATAGCAGAACTCGATCTTTTACCGCGCTTTTATTCTTAATTCAAAGGGGGCTTGCAGCTGGAATTACCATTTACGCCCCCGCAATTATTTTATCCACCCTACTTAATTGGCCACTGTACATAACCGTTATGATTATCGGTGTCCTGGTAATTATATACACTGTAGCGGGCGGAACCCAGGCTGTAGCGCAAACCCAAAGGCAACAAATGGCCGTTATCATGGTGGGGATGGGAATGGCATTTTACATTTTGCTTAATTCCCTTCCCGAGGAAATGAAATTTGGAGATGCCTTGCACTTTGCTGGAGCCTTAGGCAAAATGAATATTGTGGATTTAACTCCAGATTTTAGTAATAGGTACAACCTGTGGTCTGGTTTATTGGGTGGATTTTTTCTAGCACTCTCCTACTTCGGAACCGATCAATCGCAGGTAGCAAGATACATTGGTGGAAAAGATGTTAAAGCCGCTAGAATGGGGATGCTCTTTAATGCGGCTATTAAAATCCCAATGCAGTTTTTTATCCTACTAACCGGTGTTTTAGTGTTTGTTTTTTACCAATTCAATCCAGCTCCAGTCTTTTTTAATAGTCCAGGATGGGCAGAAGCAAAGGCTGCCGACAGCGAAGAAAGCCTCCTAAGGTTAGAGGAAGACTATCAAGCAATAGAGCAAAGTAAATTGGCAAATACCATTTCTTGGGAAGAAGCTTTGGATGATCCTGAAAAAATGGAGCGGATAAAATCTAGTATCCAAAAAGAACAGGAACTCAGAAATTCTGTAAAAGAGGAAATTGCTCTTATTAACCCCGAGGTAGAAACAAAGGATGGAGATTATGTTTTTCTACATTTCATTCTAAACCAACTACCAATTGGATTGGTAGGATTACTGTTGGCGGTAATTTTCTCCGCAGCAATGTCCTCTACAGCTTCGGAAATTAATGCCTTGGCTGGTACTACGATGATAGACTTTGTTAAGCGGTTTTCTGGTAAAACCTTTACTGAAAAAAGCAGTGTTCAAACCTCCAAATTGCTAACTCTAGCCTGGGGGATCTTGGCTATTATTTTTGCAATGGCTGCCAATTTATTCGACAACCTAATTGAAGCCGTAAACATTCTTGGCTCCCTATTTTACGGAACCATACTGGGAGTTTTCCTAGTTGCCTTTTTCATGAAAAAAGTATCTGGAAAACCAACCTTTATTGCAGCCATAATTGCAGAAGCAGTGGTAATATTATTCTTCTGCTTTAGCGACCTTGGCTTTTTATGGTTTAACCTATTGGGCTGCGCCCTGGTAGTTATATTATCCTATTTATTTGAAGTTTCTGGGCTTAAAGGCTCCAGTTCAAATTAA
- a CDS encoding DoxX family membrane protein produces the protein MYLVLALGAILAFMAILFIQSGLDKVFDFQGNMEWLKGHFSNSPLKGMVGFMVVTLTLLELASGVSSLLGLIYLIGMGIEAAQPIANYAMILCSTSFLALFFGQRMAKDYAGAASIPAYFIIAVIGFILLSLI, from the coding sequence ATGTATTTAGTTTTAGCACTAGGAGCAATTTTAGCATTTATGGCCATCTTATTTATCCAGTCTGGATTAGATAAGGTATTTGATTTCCAGGGTAATATGGAGTGGCTTAAAGGGCATTTTAGTAATTCGCCCCTTAAAGGCATGGTTGGATTTATGGTGGTAACCTTAACCTTGTTAGAGCTTGCCAGCGGTGTTTCCTCTCTATTAGGACTAATTTATTTAATTGGGATGGGAATAGAGGCAGCTCAGCCCATAGCAAATTATGCCATGATTCTATGCAGCACATCTTTCCTCGCTTTATTTTTTGGTCAACGTATGGCTAAAGATTATGCTGGAGCAGCTAGTATTCCCGCCTATTTTATTATTGCAGTAATTGGTTTTATCCTTCTTTCCCTAATTTAA
- a CDS encoding NADPH-dependent FMN reductase → MISIISGTNRPLSNSMIVANTYKNLLEQQGEDAQVLNLEELPSEFMYSASYGKKDNRFEAIVQQFVTGASKFIFVVPEYNGSFPGVLKSFLDCISPKLWHDKKSAIIGLSAGRAGNLRGMDHLTGILHYLQVEVYSKKPKLSQFDKLADLEKRTITDEETLALIEKHISKFLKF, encoded by the coding sequence ATGATTAGTATAATAAGCGGAACAAACCGACCTCTAAGCAACTCGATGATCGTTGCAAATACATACAAAAACCTACTAGAGCAGCAGGGTGAAGATGCTCAGGTTCTCAATCTTGAAGAACTCCCTTCGGAGTTTATGTACAGTGCTTCTTACGGAAAAAAGGATAACCGTTTTGAGGCTATTGTACAGCAGTTTGTAACAGGTGCCTCTAAATTTATCTTTGTGGTTCCTGAATACAACGGTTCTTTTCCTGGAGTTTTAAAGTCCTTCCTCGATTGTATTTCACCAAAATTATGGCACGACAAAAAAAGTGCTATCATCGGTTTGTCGGCCGGAAGGGCAGGAAACTTAAGAGGAATGGATCATTTGACCGGAATTTTGCATTACCTGCAAGTTGAGGTTTATTCTAAAAAACCAAAATTGAGTCAGTTTGATAAATTAGCCGACTTGGAAAAAAGAACGATTACAGACGAGGAAACACTTGCCTTAATCGAGAAACACATTAGTAAATTCTTAAAATTTTAA